The following proteins are encoded in a genomic region of Ctenopharyngodon idella isolate HZGC_01 chromosome 12, HZGC01, whole genome shotgun sequence:
- the pms2 gene encoding mismatch repair endonuclease PMS2 → MSDSCPGSAGAIKAIDKQSVHQICSGQVVLSLATAVKELVENSIDAGATNVDVKLKDSGTELVEVSDNGKGVEEQNFEGLTLKHHTSKLRDFSDLIHVETFGFRGEALSSLCALSDISVVTCHESAQIGARLVYDHDGRLTQRVPHPRQHGTTVTLQKLFSTLPVRHKEFHRNIKKEYSKMIFVLQSYCIISTGVRITCTNQMGQGKRTTVLCTSGSNSMRDNIGAVFGPKQLQSLIPFQQISPNESIKEDYGLGGVDVPKDLFIIEGFVSQGDHGVGRSATDRQFFFINKRPCDPVKVSKLVNEVYHMYNRHQYPFVALNITVASDCVDVNVTPDKRQILLQEEKLLLAILKSSLIAMFETGVNKISLNHISPAITSLCRPTETNVGLEDCETGSVSEALPDDGPPKTSINLAGLKEAFSNHQAPGIGSKQSSHKAACAGPSQKKMFSFVSCSKKITDIMRPPLKSSPSFADVTSNKSTVCLAKFKSTFDSDADDSGAANQSSAEDHKEILHENNSDKKLVLHPIIHETDVKAETIDKSVDEKFWSHEPLVPETKSEQNQDRIYSPEAKRARREDEPPAWSCLVDSKNKNASLQLDSPVSRQKKTVLLQFSMQELSKRMQKLQAQVTENNDRELKYRRFRAKINPGENQSAEDELKKEISKDMFKDMEIIGQFNLGFIITKLKSDLFIIDQHATDEKYNFEMLQQNTVLKGQRLIVPQNLHLPAISETVLMENLEIFRKNGFDFLIDEDAQVMERVKLVSLPTSKNWTFGPSDIEELIFMLSDSPGIMCRPSRVRQMFASRACRKSVMVGTALNISEMKKLVLHMGEIEQPWNCPHGRPTMRHLANLDMISHD, encoded by the exons ATGTCAGATTCGTG CCCAGGTTCTGCTGGAGCCATAAAGGCAATAGACAAACAGTCTGTGCATCAGATCTGCTCTGGACAGGTGGTGCTGAGTCTGGCCACAGCTGTGAAAGAGCTGGTGGAGAACAGCATTGATGCTGGTGCCACAAATGTTG ATGTCAAGCTAAAAGATAGTGGAACAGAGTTGGTGGAAGTGTCCGACAATGGAAAAGGTGTTGAGGAGCAAAACTTTGAGGGACTAA CTTTAAAACATCACACCTCTAAATTAAGAGATTTTTCCGACCTGATACACGTGGAGACGTTTGGGTTCCGTGGTGAAGCTCTCAGCTCACTTTGTGCTCTCAG TGATATTAGTGTCGTGACCTGTCATGAGAGCGCTCAGATCGGAGCTCGGCTAGTGTATGACCACGATGGTCGTCTCACTCAGCGTGTGCCGCATCCCCGTCAGCACGGCACTACAGTCACTCTTCAGAAGCTCTTCTCCACGTTACCTGTTCGACACAAGGAGTTCCACCGCAACATCAAAAAG GAATATTCAAAGATGATTTTCGTCTTGCAGTCCTACTGCATCATCTCCACTGGTGTGCGCATTACATGCACTAACCAGATGGGACAAGGCAAACGCACCACAGTACTGTGCACAAGCGGCAGTAACAGCATGAGAGACAACATTGGAGCTGTGTTTGGACCTAAACAG CTTCAAAGTTTGATTCCCTTCCAACAAATATCTCCTAATGAATCAATTAAGGAAGACTATGGTCTCGGTGGGGTAGATGTTCCAAAAGACCTTTTCAT CATTGAAGGGTTTGTGTCACAAGGGGATCATGGTGTTGGTCGAAGTGCTACTGACAGACAGTTCTTCTTTATCAATAAAAGACCCTGTGATCCAGTTAAG gTCTCCAAGCTTGTGAATGAGGTTTATCACATGTACAATCGGCATCAATACCCTTTTGTCGCTCTAAACATCACTGTCGCTTCAG ACTGTGTCGACGTGAATGTCACTCCAGATAAACGTCAAATCCTTCTACAAGAAGAGAAACTCTTGCTGGCCATTCTGAAAAGCTCACTCATTGCTATGTTTGAGACTGGTGTCAATAAAATCAGTCTCAATCACATTTCTCCAGCAATTACCA GCTTGTGTAGACCAACTGAGACAAACGTTGGTTTAGAAGATTGTGAAACTGGTTCAGTCTCTGAAGCTCTTCCAGATGATGGGCCCCCAAAGACTTCCATCAATCTTGCAGGACTTAAAGAAGCATTTTCAAATCATCAGGCTCCAGGAATTGGGTCAAAGCAGTCTAGTCATAAAGCTGCATGTGCTGGTCCTTCTCAGAAGAAGATGTTTTCCTTTGTGAGCTGCtctaaaaaaattactgacatTATGAGGCCACCTTTAAAATCTTCTCCAAGTTTTGCCGATGTTACTTCCAATAAATCGACTGTTTGTCTAGCTAAATTTAAAAGCACCTTTGATAGTGATGCTGATGATTCTGGGGCTGCAAACCAAAGTTCTGCTGAAGATCATAAAGAGATTCTACATGAAAACAATTCAGACAAGAAGTTGGTTTTACACCCTATTATACATGAAACTGATGTTAAAGCTGAGACTATTGATAAATCTGTAGATGAGAAGTTCTGGAGTCATGAACCTTTGGTGCCAGAGACAAAGTCAGAACAAAACCAGGACAGAATCTACAGTCCTGAAGCTAAAAGAGCTAGACGTGAAGATGAACCTCCAGCATGGAGCTGTTTGGTGGACTCCAAAAACAAGAATGCTTCCCTGCAATTGGATTCACCTGTCAGCAGACAGAAGAAAACTGTGCTTTTGCAGTTTTCTATGCAGGAACTTTCTAAAAGGATGCAGAAGCTGCAGGCTCAGGTGACAGAGAACAATGATCGAGAGCTAAAATATAGACGATTCAGGGCAAAGATTAACCCTGGAGAAAACCAGAGTGCTGAAGATGAGCTTAAGAAAGAAATAAG CAAAGATATGTTCAAGGATATGGAAATCATTGGTCAGTTTAACCTGGGTTTTATTATCACCAAGCTGAAATCTGACCTTTTCATAATCGACCAGCATGCCACAGATGAAAAGTACAATTTTGAGATGCTACAACAGAAtacggtcttaaagggacagcggCTCATAGT TCCACAAAATCTCCACCTCCCGGCTATCAGTGAAACAGTGCTCATGGAAAACCTTGAAATCTTCAGAAAGAATGGTTTTGACTTCCTCATTGATGAGGATG CTCAGGTTATGGAGAGGGTGAAGTTGGTGTCTTTACCTACAAGTAAGAATTGGACCTTTGGCCCAAGTGACATTGAAGAACTCATCTTCATGCTTAGCGACAGTCCAGGAATCATGTGTCGACCTTCTCGAGTAAGGCAAATGTTTGCATCCAGGGCTTGTCGCAAATCG GTGATGGTTGGCACTGCTCTCAACATCAGTGAAATGAAGAAACTAGTGCTTCACATGGGGGAAATTGAACAGCCCTGGAATTGTCCACATGGTAGACCCACCATGAGACACCTCGCTAATCTGGATATGATTTCTCATGActga